The genomic stretch CTTAACCCCATTGAAACTCGACCagtttcaacaattcaaagaTGTTGAAAATCAGACAGcttcagaaaaagaaacagCAGGAAGCTGAGCTAGCCTCTGGATCGGCATCTCCCTCTGGATCTGGCTCCAGGACCGATTCCCCAGCCAAAGTGTCTGGAGCTCAACTCCGACTCCAGAAGGACATAACTGAATTGGATCTTCCCAAGACTATTAAGGTGACTTTTCCCGATTCGagcgatttcttcaacttcaacttgcaAATCTTGCCCCAGCAAGGATTTTACAAAGGAGGAGtatttgatttcaaagtaGAAATCAATGGCAACTTCCCCATAGATCCTCCCAAAATACGGTGTTTGAATAAAATCTACCATCCCAACATCGACTTAGAGGGAAATATCTGTTTGAACATTTTACGTGAAGATTGGTCTCCagtgttgaacttgaactctGTCTTGATAGGACTCAACTTTTTGTTCCTCGAGCCTAATCCTAACGATCCTTTGAACAAGGAGGCTGCGAACGTCTTGGTAAAGGATAAAAGCCAGTTCAAGAGAAACGTCTCCAACTCCATGAGAGGAGGCTACATAGACCAGACGTACTACGACAAGGTTTTGAACATCTAGCATTGTATTTGACAGGATCGGATACTAGATATAGCATACATACTCATTACAGATAGCATACGAACTTACTAGAAGTTAACTATTGATAAGTAAATAACTTTACAATTAGATCTTTTATCTATTGATAAATTAACTATTTGAGAGTTAGATGATAAGTTATATGAGGTATGTTAAATATTGATAACAACTAATGACTTAATATTAAGACCACAACTTGATACTATTATCGGCAGCACCGCTGATGAATAAACATCTCATCCTGCCTTCTATaaatttcatcaattgCTGATGcagttcttcttccgtagcatcttctttgattttgtcttctttACCACTATCTCTGTTGAACGCGGCAAAGTCCAAATCGTTGATGAAGCCATCATGGCCGGACAACGTTCGTACACATTTCACAGAGCCTGTAACATTTAAATTGGCCAAGTCCCACACTTTGATGGTTTTGTCATCACTTCCACTGAATATGAATCTACCATTAGGATGTATAGCTATAGCCTTCACCCACGACTGGTGCCCCACCAAATCTGCGATAGCCCAGCCTTGTGAGTTGTTGTGCTGAGCTGGCAAAGGACTGCGATGAGGTATTAAAGTTGGAGGTGGAATGAGCCAGAGCTTTAGCAAGTTGTCCCTGCCTCCAGATATACAATACTTGTAGCCAAGAGTTGTGGTGAAAATCTCATCCGAAACCAACTCCTGTGGAATCGACGGAAATTGGGCATGATTTTCCTTAAGAAACTTGTCTAAAATAGTGTTTGATACAGCAGGAAGAAACTTGACCTTTTCTATAACATGCGTGTGCCCAATCAAAAGAGCCAAACCAGCTCCAGACTCAGCATGCGATACTCTTACTGACTGATCGTTAGAGCAAGTAACTACGAAATCGCCGAGTTCTGCTGAAACTTTCATGTTGTTGAGACTCAACTGCGAATTCACGGATGCTACATCTATATCACGAACCCATTCACTGTGACCGGTGAAACTCTTAACACAGTAGCCATTGACAAGATCCCATATCTTGACGGTTTTGTCACGAGACACAGAGTACAAATGGTCGGGATTTGATTGAGAAAAAGctactgaagaaactgTGTGGTCATGACCTGTCAAAGTACGGATGTGCCTATAGCTAGAACTATCCCAAATCTTGATGGACAAGTCCGCCGAGCAACTGGCAAAGATATATGTCTTTGACTTAGTCAAGTCTTTCGAAAGGTCTGCAGGCTCTACCGAGAATGCTAATTTGTTAATGGATCGTGTATGGGCCCTTATGATCTTTTCAGGTATCGAGGTATCGTCATTGACAATATTCCATACTATTATAGATCCATCTGAACAACCCCCAAATATCACAGGAAGTACAGGGTGAATCACCGAAGCCATAACTAACTGGTTCTGCTGGGTGGGAAACAGTTTCGAAGCTCGATTGGGGAGCCAGTTGATTCTGTCTTTACTGATAACTGAAGCTGCACCGTTCAGCACAGACTGTTGACCATCAACAATAGAACGCAACGTCCCTACTTCGTTCTCCAAGTCAATGATTTTTCGTTGAAGTCTTAGCACTGTCGaccatttcttctctaaaTAGTTGTCTACAATGGCTTCcgaagatgatgaagacggCGGCACAAGAATCTGTTGAAGGCTTCTGTatacttcttgatctgAACTTGATTCTGTAAGCATAGGTTCAAGATACTGAAGAATTGCCTTGTTGAGCTCTTGCTGCTGTCGATCTGTGAGAATCTGAGACCGGTTCATTTTGATTATGCTGAGGGATTAGTACAGAGTAttaataaatatatatggATTGTAAAGTGAAAGTATTAGTGATACGGTAGTAAAGAAGATTTATGATATGCAAAGTTGATTAAATCTTATGATAGATATTGATTTTGTATTGATGACGGTTATTGGTCAATAACGATAGGATAGATAGACCATATATTATGATGGTAGGTCTTATATTGAAAAGGCTGTAGCTCCAACTTAAATTGAATGCTATagatcttgaaaagataGATTTGATGTGGATtttttgttcaagaattgtGTGATTCTGAAGTGGATAGCTATATCTCGGCAGAATGGGACCACAATAGAACTACCTCTCTATCTCAATCCAAGATTGAAATATCGGTTCATACAAAAATCAATCCACAAAAGAATATTCATATTGTTGATTCAAAATGTAAATAAAGACTAATGAGTGGAAtggtcacgtgaatttcttgaaatttaGTAATTGTACATTGTTGGTCTCCATGAAACATTTATACACATGGACAAAGACGACGGACAGTACTGTCTTGACAAAACCGTAGATACGAAGCAATAAAGACATGCTGCCATTGACAAGAATATCTTTGCCGTGAAAATTTCTATAAAATTTACTATACACATCTCATTGTGTGCATTCGAGACCACAATCCATAGATAAAACTATGGACCTACGCCTTTCAAGGCAGCAAAACGAGCCTTGAGATCATCGAACTCACTTTGCTGCTTCTTTGCGGCAGAAACAGGTTTGGCACCAGCTGGCTTTGTGATTCCTGGTTCATCGGTAGTTTCGGCTATAGGCTCATTAGGGACCTTGATTCCACCACTACCTCCTTCATCattatcatcatcatctttatcatccttttcttcgacGGCTAGTTCGTCCAAATATTCCTGCAACTTCGAATACGGAGCTTCGTATGCTTTCGCTATTTCACACAAGTACAAAGTGACCAACTTCTCTGGTGGGGGCTCAACTTGACATCTGGTGACGATCTTGGCTGGGACAAAATTGTCGGTGTTCTCTTTTGCTGCACGTCCGAAATCAGGTCCGTATTTGTAGACCAATATCTCACGAATGGAAGTCAACTCGTTGAGTTCAGTATGTGGCGCAGCATAGATAAGAGATTGTACAGCTTCTATAAGACTGGCATCGCAGGTAGTTCTAGCAGGATCCAAGATGATGGAGATTCTAGCCAAGAGCAATTCACAATACAATTCGATAAGCTCAAGCAATTCAATATAAATATCATCCCGGATAATGTTCTCCACTCTAATTGTGGCACTCAGTTCCTTTCCaaccttcaacaagtctgCTAACTGTCTACGCTGTTGCTTGGTGAGAGCCAGTTTCTTTTCCTGGATGAACTTCAGCTTGGATATCGCCATTTTCAAAGCTGTCTTGAGACGAGCAGGGTTCAAATGTGGCGGAGGAGGCTTTCCGTGATGTGACATGGTACAAGAGAGAGAATTGGGTGTTTTCCGTAGGTTGtattgaagagaagaagttctgTAAAATAAAAATCTCCACTCCTTTATCTGTTGAAAGTCGACGTTTGGTAGCGCGCGCTAAAACAGTATAACCAGCATTTTGTGGGGTACAAAGAATCTTCTACTTAAAGAAAGATGAGAacaaaacaagaaaaaacCTGTAGACCTGGTGTATTTCTATTAATTCtctttatatatttgtagaattcagTGCTATTTCTATAACTGCACTATGGCTACATATGTGTCTACACTTCTTCCACCCTTACAATAAATATTCTAAATAAATCCCAAGAACTAAACTACATGACTATGACAGACCTTTTGTGACTATCACTGGCTTTCCAACACAATAGTATGGTCATGTGGAGGAACTCCTTTGACTAAaacgtcgtcttcgtcttcgtcaaagTTGACTCCTACATTATCAGCACTACGGGctactttcttcaacgtGCAACACTTTATCTCGCGGATCCACTCATCATTCATGATCTCCTCCAAGGTTGCTCTCTTTCTTGGGTCTACCTGGAGCATCTTGTGTACGATAGGACGAGAGGCATGGGGAAGTAATCTCATCAATCTATATGGTCCATGAATCTGCTTGTGTTgtggtttcttcttggtagCCAGTGACGACGAGCCTGGTCCCGGCGAgagttctttctctggaCCCGAAGCTACATCGGAACCTTCGCCagcttctgaagaagatttcaatttgttctgTTGTTCTACGAATGCTGATTTCATGTctgactttttcttttcataCTCCTCAAGCTTGTCATCTATCTCTTTCAACTGCGCAAGCACTTCTTGAACCTGCTCTTCCGTCAAGACCTCTGCATTATCAagattcttttctttccGAGATTCTTTGTTTGAGAACTTATCTGAATCTGCGTCTCCTATGGCgttatcaacaacaattgctTCTGCAACAGCCTCAGGAGTTCCGTCCGAAGGCTGGGCTTCTTCAGCCTCCAAGACGCGAGACCCAGCATCTCCTGAAACGGATTCAGATTGTTCCATATTTTCTCCGCTTTCCTGGTCTGCtaacatcttcttcttcttattcaGTCTCACTATCatgttcttgaacttcCTCTGTTGAAGTAACAACTTATGGCATTCATTTGACAAGTAGTAGTCGTGCCAGTTGTCATCTGGTAAATTGTAGAGCTTGAAACTGTTGTCCTTTTCAGCGTTGGGAATCTTCCAAGGGAAACGCTTAAGAGTCATACAACAGTAAATGATAGCAATTGACCAGAGATCTACAGGCTGAGGGTTATACGAGTTGGGGCTTAACAACACTTCAGGAGCCAAATACGGATCAGATCCAACTATTCCATGACAAGGATGAATCGTATCCTTGTTGTTGCCATACTGATCGTATGGGTACTTGAATATAACAGCAGAACCAAAGTCAATAATCTTGAGAATACCTTCATCGGTTATCACACAAttgtccaacttcaaatcacGATGGGCCAATCCCAAGTTATGCAAATAGCTGACTCCTTCCAATATCTGTTTGAGACAACAATTGATCTCTTGTCGTGACATTTCTCCACTCATCACAACAGcaaagaagtcaattggAGCATATTCCATGATTTCAAAGTACCTGCTGTTCTCGTGAATGATGTCAATTGTCTTGATAATGTTGGGATGCTTCAATGTAGAACCGATACAGTACTCGGCAGTACACTTTCTGGTGTAATCCTTAAGTGTTTCAGTACTTCTACGGGGTCTGAACTCTTTAACAGCAAAAGTTTTGGAATCAGATGGTCTCGTGATCAACCTTACAGAACCACCAGCACCGCTTCCCAACTCTTTGCCCATTTTACCGTACTTTTTCACAAGCGGCGAGTTGTCATCTGTGAAGGGATCCTTTCCAGAAGAGTGGTGGTGAGAAGCGTTATGAAGCAACTGCGACGACGTCTGATTAATCAACGTAGCTAAACTTGTAGAAGAGGGTTCACGACTTGGGTGGCCGCTGTTGAGAGCATTTCCCATAATTTCCTTACCACTAACCATTGGAGGTGGTGAGTGGAGTTGATTAGAGTAATCATGCTTACGAGTATTAGAAGTTGTTTTCTTACTTGGCTTGAAGAAACGTTTCAATTCAACCATTGAGTTTGATTTCATGAACGTATGATTCGAGTCCTGTTTGTTGAGATATGAGGCATGAACTTGCGGCTGTGGAGAAACGATTGGTTGAGATCCGAGcgagccagagccagagccagagcccGCTGCAAAAGGAGAATGGATTCCACTGGCACTTACAATAGTCGTAGCTGTTGTACCAGTGCCTACACTTGCAGAAACACCAGGGTTGTTGTAGTGAGTCTGTTGGTGGTCTGAA from Scheffersomyces stipitis CBS 6054 chromosome 2, complete sequence encodes the following:
- a CDS encoding predicted protein (go_funtion ubiquitin conjugating enzyme activity~go_process protein modification; ubiquitin cycle); translated protein: MLKIRQLQKKKQQEAELASGSASPSGSGSRTDSPAKVSGAQLRLQKDITELDLPKTIKVTFPDSSDFFNFNLQILPQQGFYKGGVFDFKVEINGNFPIDPPKIRCLNKIYHPNIDLEGNICLNILREDWSPVLNLNSVLIGLNFLFLEPNPNDPLNKEAANVLVKDKSQFKRNVSNSMRGGYIDQTYYDKVLNI
- the PAC1 gene encoding protein with possible role during mitosis, producing the protein MNRSQILTDRQQQELNKAILQYLEPMLTESSSDQEVYRSLQQILVPPSSSSSEAIVDNYLEKKWSTVLRLQRKIIDLENEVGTLRSIVDGQQSVSNGAASVISKDRINWLPNRASKSFPTQQNQLVMASVIHPVLPVIFGGCSDGSIIVWNIVNDDTSIPEKIIRAHTRSINKLAFSVEPADLSKDLTKSKTYIFASCSADLSIKIWDSSSYRHIRTLTGHDHTVSSVAFSQSNPDHLYSVSRDKTVKIWDLVNGYCVKSFTGHSEWVRDIDVASVNSQLSLNNMKVSAELGDFVVTCSNDQSVRVSHAESGAGLALLIGHTHVIEKVKFLPAVSNTILDKFLKENHAQFPSIPQELVSDEIFTTTLGYKYCISGGRDNLLKLWLIPPPTLIPHRSPLPAQHNNSQGWAIADLVGHQSWVKAIAIHPNGRFIFSGSDDKTIKVWDLANLNVTGSVKCVRTLSGHDGFINDLDFAAFNRDSGKEDKIKEDATEEESHQQLMKFIEGRMRCLFISGAADNSIKLWS
- a CDS encoding predicted protein (go_funtion molecular function unknown), whose translation is MSHHGKPPPPHLNPARLKTALKMAISKSKFIQEKKSALTKQQRRQLADLLKVGKESSATIRVENIIRDDIYIELLELIELYCELLLARISIILDPARTTCDASLIEAVQSLIYAAPHTELNELTSIREILVYKYGPDFGRAAKENTDNFVPAKIVTRCQVEPPPEKLVTLYLCEIAKAYEAPYSKLQEYLDELAVEEKDDKDDDDNDEGGSGGIKVPNEPIAETTDEPGITKPAGAKPVSAAKKQQSEFDDLKARFAALKGVGP
- the HRK1 gene encoding Hygromycin Resistance Kinase (go_funtion protein kinase activity; ATP binding~go_process protein amino acid phosphorylation) — protein: MPDKHKLKLFRKAEDDLTPSTSNHSSVGSRKFLGFHIGRHESGESLTSPTLTNSSDHQQTHYNNPATTIVSASGIHSPFAAGSGSGSGSLGSQPIVSPQPQVHASYLNKQDSNHTFMKSNSMVELKRFFKPSKKTTSNTRKHDYSNQLHSPPPMVSGKEIMGNALNSGHPSREPSSTSLATLINQTSSQLLHNASHHHSSGKDPFTDDNSPLVKKYGKMGKELGSGAGGSVRLITRPSDSKTFAVKEFRPRRSTETLKDYTRKCTAEYCIGSTLKHPNIIKTIDIIHENSRYFEIMEYAPIDFFAVVMSGEMSRQEINCCLKQILEGVSYLHNLGLAHRDLKLDNCVITDEGILKIIDFGSAVIFKYPYDQYGNNKDTIHPCHGIVGSDPYLAPEVLLSPNSYNPQPVDLWSIAIIYCCMTLKRFPWKIPNAEKDNSFKLYNLPDDNWHDYYLSNECHKLLLQQRKFKNMIVRSNKKKKMLADQESGENMEQSESVSGDAGSRAVAEAIVVDNAIGDADSDKFSNKESRKEKNLDNAEVLTEEQVQEVLAQLKEIDDKLEEYEKKKSDMKSAFVEQQNKLKSSSEAGEGSDVASGPEKELSPGPGSSSSATKKKPQHKQIHGPYRLMRLLPHASRPIVHKMLQVDPRKRATLEEIMNDEWIREIKCCTLKKVARSADNVGVNFDEDEDDVLVKGVPPHDHTIVLESQ